One genomic segment of Cherax quadricarinatus isolate ZL_2023a chromosome 30, ASM3850222v1, whole genome shotgun sequence includes these proteins:
- the mus201 gene encoding DNA excision repair protein ERCC-5 homolog: protein MGVKGLWKLIERAGVPVPLETLEHKILAVDVSIWLHQAVKGFRGPGGANVANAHLLTLFHRICKLLFYRIRPVFVFDGGVPYLKKQTLASRKLRRDVAASKAKQVRERLLKNLLKSQAVRKALGRAGPGPNIAHVVRAQKKEKDMFELPPLSNSENGLTSLKSEDSEDEGEYILRNFKLPNLHQFNFESNEFKSLSIEAQHEILSELQDTRKQNSWSCINEMPQESENFAEFQMGRLIKRRTFQATLDSTREEIRKRKAAEMEAEMFGELEKHVSLSQRIISEDDAHSVFVKKIKANEELNDNNFLKEDKGKSPMKRPKKAFEKDFLTELAKQGVVRSYHSDSDNDDDDICYELENSDKDVFSGNENEGKRLVDIEEEGFLHIVSTLMENSGLTQQEILAMIKQDSSNQSQLEHKPRNEDVPSTSDKAPGFVFNPDAESSDDDGDFIEVSEASSQHSPKSSSKDGAGAENTDKNNLDKLLSTKTDSLWMKIIHQKLDDLVHTNAFNTSPKKASLDSRKLVCKEVKKDVNNGHDIENLKAVKISLDFDVKPLKMEDDIFADIFTDINKPISRPVLNPQKNYPASKIKITKQAVKNFSKRQNEDRATNGTIGKFTENGKTNKELSFSQHGIDSVVEDSVSGTCNKISTLGKLCTDYPNIISTDAEISSVTPEDQRTDESFQTKINELVNLKVEELVKNASQQNKVVFCKSSNSGEQDLNDVELMSSSDDSDSDESHITKSQLEPSKNPGLNVHDDTLTTDSRVLLPSDIDVNDTDLVVLKESHKNDLATKTNCDVKQKSSHVQQEIEACIELIVEQQSNQPDASHINSLSVTKLENNREDVSEKKHFKDQSDFKNSEKANTDYETYESSLDTVANDPALESLNETVERPQNYSKDELKCLEKELASEQETLVAQAQKSDRIASNLNDQMYGESQKLLQLFGIPYLVAPMEAEAQCAFLESVNLSAGTITDDSDIFLFGGSKVYKNFFNQTKHVEFFNTGNIEANLGLDRHKMISLALLTGSDYTEGVESIGSVTAMEVLAEFPGESIECLRNLKKWWNTAHKNVTSIYASKVKQRLSHVMLPESFPNERVYEAYLKPDVDESREKFTWAVPNVEALRTFIMEKFGWNLAKVDEILIPVMKKLGVKASQMRIDSYFTSIKLVKEPKITSKRVQDAIAKAKGQTSPNSSSPALRDKLKKFSTKSKSEKKRRKVMDPDGILDEISEKVSAGMDSLPGTNEPSSSKPSRTLLMDPSESSSNVVELSKRKRKYEKKSKNCEGSVSEETSSQKSSTVDDIELQPPRKLTKEIMYKALLEKETISQRECDKKMMEERKEAAAQLLKKQNELRKRHRR, encoded by the coding sequence ATGGGTGTAAAAGGCTTATGGAAGTTGATAGAAAGGGCTGGAGTACCAGTTCCTCTTGAAACCCTGGAACACAAAATTTTGGCTGTTGATGTTTCCATTTGGCTTCACCAAGCTGTGAAAGGTTTCCGAGGACCAGGAGGAGCTAATGTTGCAAATGCACATTTACTGACACTGTTTCATCGAATTTGTAAGCTACTATTCTATCGCATAAGACCTGTGTTTGTCTTTGATGGTGGTGTTCCTTATCTAAAGAAGCAGACCCTAGCATCTCGGAAACTAAGACGAGATGTTGCTGCTAGTAAAGCTAAACAAGTGCGAGAACGTCTTCTTAAGAATCTTCTAAAAAGTCAAGCTGTCCGTAAAGCTTTAGGAAGGGCAGGTCCTGGTCCAAATATTGCCCATGTAGTAAGAGCTCAAAAGAAAGAAAAGGATATGTTTGAACTCCCACCCCTTTCCAATTCTGAAAATGGTTTAACTTCTTTAAAATCTGAAGATTCTGAAGATGAAGGTGAATACATTTTAAGAAATTTTAAATTGCCAAATCTCCATCAGTTTAATTTTGAAAGCAATGAATTTAAATCTCTGAGCATAGAAGCACAACATGAAATCTTAAGTGAACTGCAAGATACACGTAAACAGAATTCCTGGAGTTGCATCAACGAAATGCCTCAGGAATCTGAGAACTTTGCAGAATTTCAAATGGGTAGACTCATAAAGAGACGTACTTTTCAAGCTACCTTAGACTCCACACGGGAAGAGATCAGAAAAAGAAAAGCTGCTGAAATGGAAGCAGAGATGTTTGGCGAGTTGGAGAAACATGTTAGTCTTTCACAGCGAATCATATCTGAAGACGATGCTCATTCTGTATTTGTGAAAAAGATAAAGGCTAATGAAGAACTAAATGATAATAACTTCTTAAAGGAAGACAAGGGTAAGTCGCCCATGAAAAGACCAAAAAAGGCATTTGAAAAAGATTTTTTGACAGAGTTAGCCAAACAAGGAGTTGTCAGATCCTATCATTCTGATtcagataatgatgatgatgatatatgCTATGAGTTGGAAAATTCAGACAAAGACGTCTTTAGTGGCAATGAAAATGAAGGTAAAAGACTAGTTGATATTGAAGAAGAAGGCTTTCTACATATTGTAAGCACACTGATGGAAAACAGTGGCTTGACACAGCAGGAGATCCTTGCCATGATAAAACAGGACAGCAGTAACCAAAGTCAACTGGAACACAAACCTAGAAATGAAGATGTGCCATCAACTTCGGATAAAGCTCCAGGGTTCGTTTTTAATCCTGATGCTGAGTCTTCTGATGATGATGGGGACTTCATAGAGGTTTCAGAAGCTTCATCCCAACATTCTCCAAAAAGTTCAAGTAAAGATGGTGCTGGTGCAGAAAACACAGAcaaaaataatttagataaatTATTATCAACGAAGACTGACAGCTTATGGATGAAGATTATTCACCAAAAACTGGACGATTTGGTACATACAAATGCCTTTAATACTTCACCCAAAAAGGCCAGTTTAGACAGTCGAAAACTTGTTTGTAAAGAGGTTAAGAAAGATGTTAATAATGGTCATGACATTGAAAATTTAAAAGCTGTTAAAATTTCTTTGGATTTTGATGTAAAACCTTTGAAAATGGAAGATGATATTTTTGCTGACATTTTTACTGACATCAATAAACCAATATCCAGACCTGTTCTGAATCCTCAGAAAAATTATCCTGCAAGTAAAATTAAAATAACAAAGCAGGCTGTTAAAAACTTTTCAAAAAGGCAAAATGAAGACAGAGCAACAAATGGAACAATTGGTAAATTTACTGAGAATGGAAAAACAAATAAGGAGTTATCATTTTCCCAACACGGGATTGATTCTGTAGTGGAAGACAGTGTGTCAGGTACCTGTAATAAGATTTCTACCTTGGGAAAACTTTGTACAGATTACCCCAATATTATAAGTACAGATGCAGAGATATCCAGTGTGACCCCTGAAGATCAAAGAACCGATGAGTCATTTCAAACCAAGATCAATGAACTTGTAAACTTGAAAGTTGAGGAATTGGTGAAAAATGCTTCTCAACAAAATAAAGTAGTATTTTGTAAATCTTCTAATTCTGGAGAACAAGAtctaaatgatgtagaacttatgagttctagtgatgatagtgattctGATGAAAGTCACATAACCAAAAGTCAACTTGAGCCATCAAAGAACCCAGGATTAAATGTTCATGATGATACACTAACAACAGACAGCAGAGTATTGCTGCCTTCAGATATTGATGTGAATGACACTGATCTTGTAGTTTTAAAGGAAAGTCACAAAAATGATCTGGCTACTAAAACTAATTGTGATGTGAAGCAAAAGAGCAGTCATGTTCAACAGGAAATTGAAGCATGTATTGAACTTATTGTAGAACAGCAGTCAAACCAGCCAGATGCAAGTCACATTAATTCATTGTCTGTAACAAAGTTAGAAAATAATAGAGAGGATGTTTCTGAGAAAAAACATTTCAAAGATCAGTCTGATTTTAAAAATAGTGAGAAGGCTAATACAGATTATGAAACATATGAGTCATCTTTAGATACAGTGGCAAATGATCCAGCATTGGAATCATTAAATGAAACAGTTGAAAGACCCCAGAATTACTCCAAGGATGAACTAAAATGCTTGGAGAAAGAATTGGCTTCAGAACAAGAAACACTTGTAGCACAGGCACAAAAATCAGATAGAATTGCTTCAAATTTGAATGATCAAATGTATGGGGAGTCACAGAAACTTTTACAGCTTTTTGGCATTCCTTATCTTGTAGCACCAATGGAAGCAGAGGCACAGTGTGCTTTTCTTGAATCTGTGAATCTCTCTGCTGGGACTATTACAGATGACTCTGATATATTTCTCTTTGGGGGCAGCAAGGTTTACAAAAACTTTTTTAATCAAACCAAACATGTAGAATTTTTTAATACAGGTAACATTGAAGCTAACTTAGGATTGGATAGACACAAAATGATATCTCTAGCTCTACTTACAGGGAGCGATTATACCGAGGGTGTAGAATCTATTGGATCTGTGACAGCTATGGAAGTTCTTGCTGAATTTcctggtgaaagtattgaatgtcTTCGCAATCTTAAGAAATGGTGGAATactgcccataaaaatgtaactTCTATATATGCATCTAAAGTGAAGCAAAGACTCTCTCATGTAATGCTTCCTGAATCTTTTCCAAATGAAAGAGTTTATGAAGCTTATTTAAAACCTGATGTAGATGAATCAAGAGAAAAATTTACTTGGGCTGTCCCTAATGTTGAAGCCTTACGCACATTTATAATGGAGAAATTTGGTTGGAACCTTGCGAAGGTTGATGAGATCTTAATACCAGTTATGAAAAAGTTGGGAGTGAAAGCTTCTCAGATGAGGATTGATTCATACTTTACTAGTATTAAGCTTGTAAAAGAACCTAAAATAACCAGCAAGAGAGTTCAAGATGCTATTGCAAAGGCAAAAGGACAGACCTCACCAAATTCAAGCTCACCAGCACTTAGGGATAAGCTTAAGAAATTCTCTACAAAAAGCAAATCTGAGAAAAAGAGGAGAAAGGTAATGGATCCTGATGGCATATTGGATGAAATTTCTGAAAAGGTGTCTGCTGGTATGGACAGTTTACCAGGAACTAATGAACCATCTTCCTCAAAACCTTCAAGAACTTTGTTAATGGACCCATCAGAGAGTAGCAGCAATGTAGTGGAACTGTCCAAGCGAAAGAGAAAGTATGAAAAGAAGTCCAAGAATTGTGAGGGGAGTGTGTCTGAGGAAACATCATCTCAGAAATCATCCACTGTAGATGATATAGAGCTGCAGCCACCAAGAAAGCTAACTAAGGAGATTATGTATAAAGCTCTTTTAGAAAAAGAAACCATCAGTCAAAGAGAATGTGATAAAAAGATGATGGAAGAGAGGAAAGAGGCAGCAGCACAGTTATTGAAGAAACAAAATGAGTTGAGGAAGAGGCACAGAAGATGA